A region of Vigna radiata var. radiata cultivar VC1973A chromosome 10, Vradiata_ver6, whole genome shotgun sequence DNA encodes the following proteins:
- the LOC111242703 gene encoding 14 kDa proline-rich protein DC2.15-like, with product MGSKSIASFTFILSLNLFLFSMVAPQTPPSPSPPRECPELGLCADVLRLGQSVRPENGCCTLLGNLVQANATLCVCDIADTQLLGIDIGINLKVQLLLNLCDQQNQTIICN from the coding sequence ATGGGTTCCAAGAGTATTGCATCCTTTACCTTTATCCTCAGCCTCAACCTTTTTCTGTTTTCCATGGTTGCACCACAGACACCACCGTCACCATCACCACCACGAGAATGTCCAGAGCTGGGTTTGTGCGCTGACGTTTTACGTTTGGGTCAGAGTGTCCGCCCAGAAAACGGGTGCTGCACCCTCCTTGGTAATCTTGTGCAGGCTAATGCCACTCTGTGCGTTTGCGACATAGCCGACACCCAACTCTTAGGAATAGACATTGGTATTAACCTTAAGGTGCAGCTACTATTAAACTTATGTGATCAACAGAACCAGACCATCATTTGCAATTAA
- the LOC106774877 gene encoding hydrophobic seed protein-like translates to MGSTSIAFLLSLNLLFFSMVNCNTLTAATPTLAKCPELHLCANVLVPPYKPDPNCCPLLAGLIDLEAVVCLCATLKLDLGIIKVNLDILLNLLLNTCGRKATTYTCPP, encoded by the coding sequence ATGGGTTCAACCAGTATTGCATTTCTCCTTTCTCTCaacctccttttcttttccatgGTCAACTGCAACACCCTAACCGCTGCAACTCCAACACTAGCTAAGTGCCCGGAATTGCATCTTTGCGCCAATGTTTTGGTTCCTCCTTATAAACCTGACCCCAATTGCTGCCCCCTCCTCGCTGGTCTTATTGACCTTGAGGCCGTCGTGTGTCTCTGTGCTACTCTCAAGCTCGACCTCGGAATTATCAAAGTTAATCTAGACATTCTCCTCAACCTTCTATTAAACACCTGTGGTCGGAAAGCCACCACCTACACTTGCCCACCATAA
- the LOC106774876 gene encoding hydrophobic seed protein-like — translation MGSKSVVFLLSLNLLLFSALSCNTPKCPSPPPPAKCPELHLCASVLVPPYKPDPNCCPLLGGLIDLEAVVCLCAVLKLDLGIIKVNLDILVNLLLNTCGHQATTYTCPP, via the coding sequence ATGGGTTCAAAGAGTGTTGTCTTTCTTCTCTCCCTCAACCTCCTTCTCTTTTCAGCGCTTAGCTGCAACACCCCTAAGTGTccctcaccaccaccaccagctAAGTGTCCGGAATTGCATCTTTGCGCCAGCGTTTTGGTTCCTCCTTATAAACCTGACCCCAATTGCTGCCCCCTCCTCGGTGGTCTTATTGACCTCGAGGCCGTCGTGTGCCTCTGTGCCGTTCTCAAGCTCGATCTCGGAATTATCAAGGTTAACCTAGACATTCTCGTCAACCTCCTATTAAACACCTGTGGACACCAAGCCACCACCTACACTTGCCCACCATAA